A genomic stretch from Rhodothermales bacterium includes:
- a CDS encoding M28 family peptidase, giving the protein MTDYKNLLLPAALSVILIAGCAGDGLQTGKSSITEADLIEDITVLASDDFEGRFPGTPGGEKTEQYLKQEFEKLGLKPGNGASFFQDVPLVEITADPSADLVVSGSGRIRSFEYGREFVGGSRRVVESVNVDQSDLVFVGYGIVAPEYDWDDYAGTDATGKTVVMLVNDPGFATQDPEFFGGNAMTYYGRWTYKFEEAARHGAAGAIIIHETTAAGYPWGVVQNGWTGPQSDLVRDDNNMSRCAVEGWIQESGARTLFEMAGKSYESLLQQAATKEFRAVPLGLSASVSIENSIRRSSGNNVLALVEGSKRPEEVIIYMGHWDHLGKDEALEGDQIYNGARDNAMGTAALIELAEAFKSMPSQPERSILFLAVTAEEQGLLGSAYYAANPVYPLDKTVAAINIDAAGIWGRTRDVTIVGLGNSDLDSYITRAVQNQGREVKPEAEVEKGFYFRSDQFSFAKAGVPSLYIDNGNDSVEHGLEWGLQQSADWTAKHYHQPSDEYNDTWDLSGFVENLQAVLEVGYVLAGETSFPEWSERSAFRSIREGYMTSGE; this is encoded by the coding sequence ATGACTGATTACAAGAACCTGCTGCTACCTGCCGCTTTGTCGGTGATCCTGATTGCTGGTTGTGCCGGCGACGGGCTACAGACGGGCAAGTCAAGTATAACGGAAGCCGACTTGATCGAGGATATCACGGTACTGGCCTCGGATGATTTTGAGGGTCGTTTTCCAGGTACTCCTGGCGGCGAAAAGACGGAGCAGTATCTCAAGCAGGAATTTGAGAAGCTGGGCCTCAAGCCGGGCAACGGAGCCTCTTTTTTCCAGGATGTTCCGCTCGTCGAAATCACCGCAGACCCGTCGGCCGACCTGGTTGTGTCAGGAAGCGGTCGGATTCGAAGCTTTGAGTATGGTCGCGAATTTGTGGGTGGATCGCGCCGCGTGGTCGAGTCCGTAAACGTGGACCAATCTGATCTCGTGTTTGTCGGCTACGGAATTGTGGCACCGGAGTACGACTGGGATGATTACGCGGGTACGGATGCCACCGGCAAGACGGTCGTCATGCTGGTCAACGATCCCGGATTCGCGACTCAGGATCCCGAGTTCTTCGGCGGCAACGCCATGACGTACTATGGACGGTGGACGTACAAGTTCGAGGAGGCGGCAAGACACGGTGCTGCCGGGGCAATAATCATTCACGAAACGACAGCAGCCGGCTATCCGTGGGGAGTAGTGCAGAACGGCTGGACGGGTCCGCAGTCGGACCTCGTGCGGGATGACAACAACATGTCGCGATGTGCCGTCGAGGGCTGGATTCAGGAGAGTGGGGCCCGCACGCTCTTCGAGATGGCCGGGAAGTCCTATGAATCGCTGCTCCAGCAGGCTGCTACGAAGGAGTTTCGAGCCGTACCGCTCGGTCTGAGTGCGTCTGTAAGTATTGAGAACTCGATCCGCCGCTCCTCCGGGAATAATGTCCTCGCGCTCGTCGAAGGCAGCAAGCGTCCAGAGGAGGTCATCATCTACATGGGGCACTGGGATCATCTCGGAAAGGACGAGGCGCTGGAGGGTGACCAGATCTACAACGGCGCTCGTGACAACGCAATGGGCACTGCCGCATTGATCGAGTTGGCCGAAGCGTTCAAGTCGATGCCGTCGCAACCAGAACGGTCCATCCTTTTTCTCGCTGTTACGGCGGAGGAGCAGGGACTCCTGGGATCCGCCTACTACGCCGCCAACCCTGTATACCCGCTTGACAAAACAGTTGCTGCGATCAACATCGATGCTGCCGGCATCTGGGGAAGAACACGGGACGTCACGATTGTAGGACTGGGTAATTCTGATCTGGACAGCTACATCACGCGGGCAGTCCAGAATCAGGGCCGAGAGGTAAAACCAGAGGCTGAAGTGGAAAAGGGTTTCTATTTCAGAAGTGATCAGTTCAGTTTCGCGAAGGCAGGTGTGCCCTCACTTTATATCGACAACGGCAACGATAGTGTGGAGCATGGACTGGAGTGGGGCCTTCAGCAGTCGGCAGACTGGACCGCAAAACACTATCACCAGCCCAGCGACGAATACAACGACACCTGGGACCTATCCGGCTTCGTCGAAAACCTGCAGGCTGTTCTTGAAGTCGGTTACGTACTGGCTGGCGAAACGTCATTTCCCGAGTGGTCCGAGCGATCCGCGTTCCGGTCAATACGCGAGGGATACATGACCTCGGGTGAATGA
- a CDS encoding T9SS type A sorting domain-containing protein, with protein sequence MCTKRSRFSRRPDTWLAVTLLLVVQSVNAQSMTEGELHSVGPETESVCALAPVMHDTGVRYVAHESRHFKTLEPTSTFSVTFLDEDPAEPWPVAARAAVEYAKGIWETVIVSPQEIRVNAYWADRGGCTDAPVTLGSAGARALHRDFGAFPHSNTWYVDALADVLSGLDMGGSTQPDIRVYLNRDCDDPDASTHWYFGTDGSPPAGTIDLVSVVLHELGHGLGVSGAGRVTSGTGTVRYSTRPYAYDRFTVDGSMPYTGLMSYPDFSVELGAALQSGSGGVLYGGSSATSANGGESPSLYTPTTWKGGSSYSHLDEQTYNNTTNALMTPMLSTMEANHVIGPVTCGVLEDMGWTVSMSNCDLSLPVELTDFRAVVDGADVVLKWETASESDNAGFEIESRSTNDRFVTVGYVPGAGHSVEQTTYETRIPDPGAGTHAFRLRQVDLDGRSTYSPVVEITVEMAAMFELTAAYPNPFNPSTRFSLAVQKSQNVRVDVIDMLGRTVATLFDGSVVAGERHDLHFEAIDLPSGVYVYRALGESFAASRTMMLMK encoded by the coding sequence ATGTGTACAAAGAGGAGTCGGTTTTCCCGCCGACCTGACACATGGCTCGCGGTCACGTTGCTTCTGGTAGTTCAGTCCGTCAATGCGCAAAGCATGACGGAGGGAGAGTTGCACTCCGTCGGGCCCGAAACGGAATCAGTCTGCGCACTTGCCCCGGTCATGCATGACACGGGAGTTCGCTACGTAGCACACGAATCCAGACACTTCAAAACGCTGGAGCCCACATCGACGTTCTCTGTCACGTTCCTGGATGAGGATCCGGCAGAACCATGGCCCGTCGCCGCAAGAGCAGCTGTCGAATACGCAAAAGGTATCTGGGAGACGGTCATTGTATCTCCACAAGAAATCCGCGTAAATGCATATTGGGCGGATCGCGGTGGATGTACGGATGCGCCCGTCACCCTTGGCAGCGCCGGAGCCCGAGCTCTCCACCGTGATTTCGGAGCCTTCCCGCACTCGAATACATGGTACGTGGATGCGCTGGCCGACGTCCTGAGCGGTCTGGATATGGGCGGATCCACTCAACCTGATATCCGCGTGTATCTCAACAGGGATTGCGACGACCCGGACGCATCGACACACTGGTACTTCGGGACAGACGGCAGCCCGCCGGCGGGGACCATCGATCTCGTGAGCGTTGTCCTTCACGAACTGGGACATGGTCTTGGAGTGTCGGGAGCCGGTCGAGTCACGTCAGGCACCGGGACCGTCCGCTACAGCACACGGCCCTACGCCTATGATCGCTTTACGGTTGACGGATCCATGCCGTACACCGGGCTGATGTCCTATCCGGACTTTTCGGTCGAACTCGGTGCGGCCCTCCAGTCCGGAAGCGGAGGCGTCCTGTACGGCGGGTCCAGCGCAACGTCCGCCAACGGCGGCGAGTCGCCTAGCCTGTATACACCGACGACCTGGAAGGGTGGCTCGAGCTATTCGCATCTTGACGAACAAACCTACAACAACACGACGAACGCGCTCATGACGCCGATGCTGAGCACGATGGAAGCAAACCATGTTATAGGTCCCGTGACGTGCGGCGTATTGGAGGATATGGGATGGACGGTCTCAATGAGCAACTGCGATCTCAGTCTTCCGGTTGAGCTCACAGATTTTCGGGCAGTCGTCGATGGAGCAGACGTCGTGCTCAAATGGGAGACGGCCTCTGAAAGTGACAATGCGGGCTTCGAAATCGAGAGCCGGAGCACGAACGACCGATTCGTGACGGTCGGATACGTGCCAGGGGCGGGACATTCTGTTGAACAGACGACCTACGAGACAAGGATCCCGGATCCGGGCGCCGGTACCCACGCGTTCAGACTGCGCCAGGTGGATCTGGACGGCCGCTCCACGTATAGTCCGGTCGTCGAAATCACGGTAGAGATGGCTGCGATGTTTGAACTCACGGCTGCGTATCCCAATCCGTTCAATCCTTCAACCCGGTTCTCACTTGCCGTCCAGAAATCGCAGAACGTGCGGGTGGATGTGATCGACATGCTGGGTCGCACGGTTGCTACACTGTTCGACGGCTCAGTAGTGGCTGGAGAACGTCATGATCTGCACTTCGAGGCGATTGATCTGCCGAGCGGTGTTTACGTGTATCGTGCGTTGGGAGAGAGCTTTGCGGCTAGCCGCACCATGATGTTGATGAAGTAG
- a CDS encoding T9SS type A sorting domain-containing protein — translation MISNIDNASYRLVIYGLLCMLLVSCGSKTQAQYQEAVAFPGLSFSRPVDLQVPADGTGRIFVVEQRGVIRVFENVEAVQDAPIFLDIDMRVDGSGNEEGLLGLAFHPEYATNGFFYVNYTANEPNRTVVSRFSVSATDANEADPNSELVLLSFAQPYSNHNGGQLQFGPDGMLYVAVGDGGSGGDPQGHGQNRSTLLGSILRIDVDQPSDGLNYGIPPDNPFVGNGEGYREEIFAYGLRNPWRFSFDSETDRLWTGDVGQNAFEEISIIESGGNYGWNIMEGFSCYGSSNCNQDGLELPVHAYPHSNSNNSVSGGYVYRGSMMPSLFGKYVYADFVSGRIWALSEAQGVYSNELLLDTSFGISSFGVDGNGELLICGFDGKIHKLLSISTSVESPLDPMGALMSPGYPNPFSAVVHLPFEIEKSTRVAITIHDVLGRRVGSLLDRIVGPGQHTVSWAGLDDAGSLLSSGLYLVRLRSEYAVSTSAVVFQPL, via the coding sequence ATGATTTCGAACATTGACAACGCCAGTTATCGATTGGTAATCTATGGCCTGCTGTGCATGCTTCTGGTTTCGTGCGGCAGTAAGACGCAGGCCCAATATCAGGAAGCGGTGGCGTTTCCGGGTCTCTCATTCTCGCGTCCGGTCGATCTGCAGGTCCCCGCCGACGGAACCGGGAGGATCTTTGTGGTTGAGCAGCGAGGTGTCATTCGCGTTTTCGAGAATGTAGAGGCCGTCCAGGACGCTCCGATCTTCCTCGACATTGACATGCGAGTCGATGGCTCGGGCAACGAGGAAGGTCTGCTGGGCCTCGCGTTTCATCCGGAGTACGCCACGAACGGATTCTTCTACGTGAACTACACGGCGAATGAACCCAACCGCACAGTTGTGTCTCGCTTTTCCGTCAGCGCGACGGATGCCAACGAAGCGGATCCGAACTCAGAACTGGTGCTGCTCTCGTTTGCCCAGCCGTACTCCAATCACAATGGAGGACAGCTTCAGTTTGGACCAGACGGGATGCTCTATGTCGCCGTCGGCGATGGCGGATCGGGAGGAGATCCACAGGGCCACGGGCAGAATCGCTCAACGCTTCTTGGATCCATCTTGCGTATCGATGTTGACCAGCCGTCGGACGGCCTGAATTATGGAATTCCGCCCGACAACCCTTTTGTCGGTAACGGCGAGGGCTATCGCGAAGAGATTTTCGCGTACGGTCTCCGGAATCCATGGCGTTTCAGTTTCGACTCGGAGACGGACCGGCTATGGACGGGAGACGTCGGACAGAACGCTTTTGAAGAGATCAGCATTATCGAATCGGGCGGCAACTACGGCTGGAACATCATGGAGGGGTTCTCCTGCTACGGCTCGTCGAACTGTAACCAGGACGGGCTCGAACTGCCAGTCCATGCATACCCTCACAGTAACAGTAACAACTCGGTGTCGGGCGGGTACGTGTACCGTGGCTCGATGATGCCGTCCCTTTTTGGAAAGTACGTGTACGCTGATTTTGTCTCGGGGCGCATCTGGGCCCTTTCTGAGGCTCAGGGAGTGTATTCCAACGAATTGCTCCTCGACACGTCCTTCGGTATTTCGTCTTTCGGTGTGGATGGAAACGGTGAATTGCTTATTTGCGGGTTCGACGGCAAGATCCACAAGCTGCTGTCAATCTCGACATCTGTCGAAAGCCCGCTGGATCCAATGGGAGCGCTGATGTCGCCCGGATACCCCAATCCCTTCAGCGCCGTTGTGCATCTGCCGTTCGAAATTGAGAAGTCCACACGGGTGGCAATAACGATTCATGACGTGCTTGGCCGACGTGTCGGGAGCCTGCTCGACCGGATCGTTGGGCCCGGTCAGCACACGGTATCATGGGCGGGCCTTGACGATGCCGGTTCGCTCCTTTCATCGGGACTGTACCTGGTCCGGCTCCGGAGCGAATACGCCGTCAGCACGTCCGCTGTAGTGTTTCAACCTTTGTAG
- a CDS encoding aminotransferase IV — protein MSTEYRTPVLPDGRNSDILVHVGGRLVPREEAAVSVFDSVVQGGDAVWEGLRVYEGKIAELNEHLDRLFDSAHALAFRNVPTREAVMSAVFETLRANGMRDGCHIRLTLTRGKKVTSGMDPRNNQYGCTLIVLAEWKAPVYSSDGIRLVTAATRRNTPQILDSKIHHNNILNNIVAKIEANVAGADDAIMLDLNGFVAETNATNVFVVRRGHLITPTGDSCLPGITRGLVLRLARAHAIPVQERNVSLTEVYTADEVFTTGTMGELSPVLEVDGRQILNRFDSRVTKTLQALHAAWVRENGYPIPE, from the coding sequence ATGAGTACTGAATACCGGACTCCCGTGCTACCCGACGGCCGCAATTCTGACATTCTGGTCCATGTTGGCGGCCGCCTTGTGCCGAGGGAAGAGGCTGCCGTATCGGTCTTTGACAGCGTCGTACAGGGTGGCGATGCAGTCTGGGAAGGTCTTCGTGTCTACGAAGGCAAGATCGCCGAACTGAACGAACACCTTGATCGGCTTTTCGATTCAGCGCACGCGCTGGCGTTCCGCAACGTCCCGACCAGGGAAGCCGTCATGTCCGCCGTCTTTGAGACCCTGCGGGCTAACGGCATGCGCGACGGGTGCCATATTCGGCTTACACTGACGCGCGGAAAGAAGGTCACGTCGGGTATGGATCCGCGTAATAATCAATACGGCTGCACGCTGATTGTGCTGGCGGAGTGGAAGGCCCCGGTATACTCGAGCGATGGGATTCGGCTTGTCACCGCCGCGACCCGACGCAACACGCCGCAGATCCTTGACTCGAAGATTCACCACAATAACATTCTCAACAACATTGTGGCCAAGATCGAGGCGAACGTTGCCGGTGCGGACGATGCGATCATGCTCGACCTCAATGGCTTCGTCGCGGAGACCAACGCGACAAATGTATTCGTCGTTCGGCGCGGCCATCTCATCACCCCGACGGGGGACTCGTGTCTACCCGGGATTACGCGCGGTCTCGTCTTGAGGCTCGCACGTGCGCACGCGATTCCTGTCCAGGAGAGAAACGTATCACTGACCGAAGTCTATACGGCGGACGAGGTCTTTACGACTGGTACCATGGGCGAGCTATCGCCCGTGCTTGAGGTGGACGGACGGCAGATATTGAACCGATTCGACTCCCGCGTCACGAAGACTCTGCAGGCGCTTCATGCTGCATGGGTCCGTGAAAACGGATATCCCATCCCCGAATAG
- a CDS encoding T9SS type A sorting domain-containing protein gives MLRSAGALAVLMFITDNASGQVSLSEIRVDQPGPDTDEYFELAGPPGLKLVDQTYLVIGDGTGGSGVVEMALALDNLTIPENGFGLVAESGFSLAPTPDLVATLNFENSDNVTHMIVTGFSGSVGEDLDIDDDGDLDHQPWTDDVDCLAILDSADAGDLTYCATSIGPDGSSSPAHVYRDGGWRMGPGDPVSGFDTPGEPPVALPIEIESFEVVSSSDRIVVRWTATGHFGIVEFRIRRLDDRDRAIVARVAARPENEGAGEYRVELEDSPAGRYRFELVSMHADGTESIVGRAETTVHVSRWMDVSQPFPNPTSGRTAFHVTVDRDSELDVDIYDIGGRVLRNVFSGTIPQASRRTFDLDLSGLPAGMAFVVVRSRNRLITRPVIIH, from the coding sequence CCGGATACGGACGAGTATTTCGAGCTCGCAGGGCCTCCGGGATTGAAGCTGGTAGATCAAACATACCTGGTCATCGGTGACGGCACCGGTGGCAGCGGCGTGGTGGAGATGGCGCTTGCCCTCGACAATCTGACGATTCCGGAGAATGGATTCGGACTGGTAGCGGAGAGCGGCTTCTCGCTGGCTCCGACACCCGACCTTGTCGCCACCTTGAACTTCGAAAACAGTGACAACGTCACGCACATGATTGTGACCGGATTCAGCGGATCGGTGGGTGAAGATCTCGACATCGACGATGATGGGGACCTCGATCATCAGCCCTGGACGGATGACGTTGACTGCCTGGCAATCCTCGACTCCGCAGACGCAGGCGACCTGACGTACTGTGCAACATCTATCGGGCCCGACGGGAGTTCTAGTCCGGCCCACGTGTATCGGGACGGCGGTTGGCGCATGGGACCAGGCGACCCCGTGAGCGGCTTCGACACACCAGGCGAGCCGCCCGTAGCGCTGCCAATCGAAATCGAGTCATTTGAGGTTGTTAGCAGTAGCGACCGCATCGTAGTGCGTTGGACCGCAACAGGGCATTTCGGCATTGTCGAATTCCGAATCCGACGCCTCGACGATCGTGATCGCGCCATAGTAGCCAGGGTTGCCGCCAGACCCGAGAACGAGGGGGCTGGCGAGTATCGGGTGGAACTCGAAGACAGCCCGGCCGGACGATACCGGTTCGAGTTGGTCAGTATGCACGCCGACGGAACGGAATCGATTGTCGGTCGAGCTGAAACCACGGTTCATGTGAGCAGGTGGATGGATGTCTCCCAGCCGTTCCCAAATCCCACGTCCGGGCGTACCGCGTTTCACGTTACCGTTGACCGCGACAGCGAACTGGATGTCGACATCTACGATATCGGCGGCCGCGTGCTTCGGAATGTGTTCAGCGGAACCATACCGCAGGCATCCCGAAGAACTTTCGATCTCGATTTGAGCGGGCTGCCGGCCGGGATGGCCTTCGTAGTAGTGCGCAGCCGGAATCGGCTGATCACCAGACCCGTCATCATCCACTAG
- a CDS encoding alpha/beta hydrolase: MSGTFQVYDPFQSEHVADRRVDVWLPPGYRESAGRRYPVIYAHDGQNLFDEATAFVGVDWGIDEAIMRLMSEDVRYGAIVVGIWNTSSRIQEFMPQKPLQLPNNDRIRHRFSDRYGGEPVSDAYLKFIVDELKPMVDRDFRTERGPDSTLILGSSMGGLVSLYGICEYPDVFGTAVCMSTSWTVGGKPTLAFLRSGIPAPGKNVIYFDHGNEAQIGAYEKLQHAVDILFATSGYRRDVDFMSLRFDGADHSEVAWRDRVAVPLRFALRPGRRSLLHPKQGLFAGAQQDEWRRDDFEH; the protein is encoded by the coding sequence GTGTCAGGAACGTTCCAGGTTTACGACCCTTTCCAATCCGAACACGTTGCAGATCGGCGCGTCGACGTATGGCTTCCGCCGGGCTATCGCGAATCGGCTGGAAGACGCTATCCGGTCATCTACGCTCACGACGGTCAGAACCTGTTTGATGAAGCAACCGCCTTCGTCGGGGTTGACTGGGGCATTGACGAAGCGATCATGCGGTTGATGTCAGAAGACGTACGGTATGGAGCGATCGTGGTGGGAATCTGGAACACGAGCTCACGAATCCAGGAGTTTATGCCGCAGAAGCCGCTTCAGCTCCCCAACAACGACAGGATCAGGCATCGATTTTCCGACCGGTATGGCGGCGAACCTGTCTCCGACGCTTACCTGAAGTTTATTGTCGACGAATTGAAGCCCATGGTGGATCGCGATTTTCGGACGGAGCGCGGTCCGGATTCCACTCTGATTCTCGGGTCAAGCATGGGTGGACTGGTGTCGCTCTACGGTATCTGCGAGTATCCGGATGTGTTCGGAACTGCCGTTTGCATGTCAACGAGCTGGACCGTCGGAGGAAAACCGACGCTCGCCTTCCTCCGCAGCGGCATTCCGGCTCCCGGGAAAAACGTCATATATTTCGACCACGGGAATGAAGCGCAGATTGGAGCGTATGAGAAGTTGCAGCACGCAGTCGACATATTATTCGCGACGTCGGGCTATCGACGAGATGTAGATTTTATGAGTCTGAGATTTGACGGTGCAGACCACTCCGAAGTGGCCTGGCGCGACCGGGTGGCGGTGCCGCTGAGATTTGCCCTGAGACCCGGACGTCGATCGCTGCTGCATCCGAAACAGGGGCTGTTTGCAGGTGCACAGCAAGATGAATGGAGGCGCGATGATTTCGAACATTGA